The segment CGTCCTCGGCGTGGCGGATACCGCAGCGGCAGGGCCGGGTGCCGGGGCGGTTGTGGACCGGTCCGAAGGACGGGGCGGTGAGGGTGAGGAAGACGCGGGGGTGCTCGCGGACGGCGGCGGGGATGGCCCGGGCACTGTCTCCGGCGAGGCCAGCGCGGATGAGGTGGTACGTGTCGCCCGCGTACGTCCACGCGCAGGCGGGGCAGCGGGAGGCCCGGCGGTTGCCGCATGCGATCCGGAGCCGTGCGCCCGGTTCGGTGTCGGTGGAGTACCGATGGAGGGTCTCACCGGTGGTCTTGTCCCGGGTGAGAGTCCAGCCAGTGAGGTGGATGGGGTGGGAGCAGCCGCCGGTGCGGTGGATCTGCTCCTTCCAGCGGTCGAAGCCGGGGGACCCGGCCACCCGGAGCATGTCGCCCAGGGTGGCGGTGTCGAACCCCGCCGACGAGGCGGCTGGGACGGTCATCATGGAGTGCGTCCTTCTGGTTCTGCGAGCTGGATTGGGGCGGGGCTTCCGGGCGGCGGAGACTTGGCGGTTGAGCCACCCGGAGGCCCGACTAGCGCCGCCGCTGCTGGCCGTTGAGGAGCGAGCGCAGGACGACGGCGCAGACAGCGACCGAGGCGGTGCTGACGGCGACGGCCAGGAGCATGGAGACCAGGACCGCGCCGACGACCAGGACGCCTCCGACGACGACAAGGGCCAGGCCGGCCGGGGTGAGGCGCACAGCGGAGGATGGCGCCGGGACCGG is part of the Streptomyces sp. NBC_00250 genome and harbors:
- a CDS encoding SpdD-like protein, producing MFQPRIPVNPLPTGIVTPLVQPAVIADIAPRHTDHAAACNHHHAPTPAPVPAPSSAVRLTPAGLALVVVGGVLVVGAVLVSMLLAVAVSTASVAVCAVVLRSLLNGQQRRR